A window from Myxocyprinus asiaticus isolate MX2 ecotype Aquarium Trade chromosome 37, UBuf_Myxa_2, whole genome shotgun sequence encodes these proteins:
- the LOC127428336 gene encoding uncharacterized protein LOC127428336 isoform X1, whose amino-acid sequence MKQMRRMIKWMLVGQEMRETEIRRKMQAQKKKEKSAEKGDCSSGFGPCHSRIKSVLVCNHIFALLFQTAHYSELDVQVVPPVHSCTETEQQWHKPRTAGVKPGPINKMVITRPRPTWLMEGGMKVHSTRAWLGTHLTSLCYRLETHIKTLTLWRNL is encoded by the exons ATGAAACAGATGAGGAGGATGATCAAATGGATGTTGGTAGGACAAGAGATGAGAGAAACAGAGATACGAAGGAAGATGCAAgctcaaaaaaagaaagaaaaatcagcaGAAAAGGGAG ATTGTTCTTCGGGATTCGGACCCTGTCATTCTCGTATCAAATCGGTGCTCGTGTGCAACCACATTTTTGCTTTGCTGTTTCAAACAGCACATTATTCAGAGCTTGATGTGCAGGTTGTGCCCCCTGTCCACTCCTGCACTGAGACAGAGCAGCAATGGCACAAGCCCAGAACAGCT ggAGTGAAACCTGGGCCAATAAACAAAATGGTCATCACAAGACCAAGACCCACATGGCTCATGGAAGGAGGAATGA AAGTACACTCTACAAGGGCTTGGTTGGGGACCCACTTGACATCTCTTTGCTACAGATTGGAGACACATATAAAGACTTTGACATTATGGAGAAACCTTTAG
- the LOC127428336 gene encoding uncharacterized protein LOC127428336 isoform X2, producing the protein MKQMRRMIKWMLVGQEMRETEIRRKMQAQKKKEKSAEKGDCSSGFGPCHSRIKSVLVCNHIFALLFQTAHYSELDVQVVPPVHSCTETEQQWHKPRTAKYTLQGLGWGPT; encoded by the exons ATGAAACAGATGAGGAGGATGATCAAATGGATGTTGGTAGGACAAGAGATGAGAGAAACAGAGATACGAAGGAAGATGCAAgctcaaaaaaagaaagaaaaatcagcaGAAAAGGGAG ATTGTTCTTCGGGATTCGGACCCTGTCATTCTCGTATCAAATCGGTGCTCGTGTGCAACCACATTTTTGCTTTGCTGTTTCAAACAGCACATTATTCAGAGCTTGATGTGCAGGTTGTGCCCCCTGTCCACTCCTGCACTGAGACAGAGCAGCAATGGCACAAGCCCAGAACAGCT AAGTACACTCTACAAGGGCTTGGTTGGGGACCCACTTGA